The DNA window CCAACACCCTGAGGGATTCAGAGTACAAAAGACACCCATGTGCTCAGGACTCAATGAGTCTATGTGCTGACCCTGGAACTCAGGCCAGAGCCTAAGAGTAGATGAACAGAGACAACTATTTCACCATTGTGAAAACCAAGAGTACCATCTTCCTGCTTTCCAACACCTTTGTCAGTCAGAGCAGCCAGCCCAACTTTCTACAGAGACCTTCAACTAAAAGGTCAAAGTCAGAACAGCTCTTCCCAGTTCCTGACCACCTGCAGTCCCTCctctctcagaccctccctcacctcctcaaCACCTATAACCCCCAACCAGCTCCCCTCAGTTCACCTTCTACTTCACTCTGCACATCCAGTCTTTGGTGTAGTGTATGAATAAGTGTTGGTCCTGGGAAGGACAAttagattctttttttcctccactcCAAAGCTCCAGATGTACATTTATAGATCTAACCACTCAAGGTAGTCTTCTGTTCTTTAAAAACTGATAATGAGCTCATGTCCCAGGTTTATACAAGGCAGATGTCTTGGGACACCAGGTCCAGATATTAATGAGACCAGGGAATAGGCAAATACTCTGTGACAAAACAGAAGCCCAAATAATGAATTGGCTCCAGGACAAAGTTCACTCCCCATAGCCCTAACTTTGAAAAATACCCTAGACTCCCATTAAAACAAAGAAGCAGACCCCCATGGGATATTGCATGAGATACCACTTATTCTTCCCCACAAGCTGTCTTTACCTTGTCCCGGGGTAAGCACTGAGTGCCAGAAGGAATGTCTGACTGCACTCTGGGCCTTTTATTGATGGATGACCATATAAAATGGCCTTTTATAGATGGATGTAGAGAACAGTCCACCCTGTCCTGATGAATTTCTCATCCTTGGCCTTGGGGAACAAGCCCTGGGTCTCACACATTGAGCCAGTATTGTCCTGCAGACTGTATCACCAGCTCTTGACCAGGTCAGGTATTCTGTGATCCTTGTCTGCAATTCACATCCCACTCTTGATCAACCACTCACTAACCAAATAATCATTGAGAACTGTGGAAAGTCATAAAGACCAATCAAAGAAAACCCAAAGCTATTTACCCAGAGTTCCTGTTGCAAGGGAGACAGTTACTGTCACTTGGGTTTTGATTGGTAGTCCAAGGCTTCAAACTTGGTGGCAGGGGTTGGGAGAGATAGCTGAGCATGGTGATACAGgcatttagtcccagcactcagaaagcaggagcaagtgggtctctgaggtTAAGGACATCCTGGACCTTCCAGGACAGAGCAACTTCCAGACCAGCTAGTGCTCCGCAGTGAGACCATTTCTAAaatgggagagggaagaggaatgaaGTAAGTAAGGTTCAGGGCTGTTGGCATCGAGATGCTAGAGTCTGGCTGACTAGAAGTGAGATGTCCTCCTCACAGTTAATTAGGATATATATTTAGGCTTTCATACTTTATCCAATTATGGAAAGAGAGGTAGAGTTAGAAGACCAGTCAGGATATTAGCCcttgtcagatagagggttggtgaagatcctttcccaatttgtaggctgtgaTTTTGtcctgctgacagtgtcctttgctttacagaagcttttcagtttcatgaggtcccatttattgattgttggtcttagagcctgtgctgttggtattctgttcaggaaattgtctgaCTGGCACTGactgtgccagtgaggtcaaggctcttctccactttttcttctaacatatttagtgtgtctagttttatgttgaggtctttgatccacttggactttactttagtacatggtgataagtatgggtctatttgcatttttctccatgtagacatgcagttagaccagcaccatttgttgatgataaTATTTTtgttccattatatggttttggcttctttgtcaaaaatcaagtcatgtataaaggcagacctatcagaattatacctgacatCTCAAAAGAATCtctaaaagcaagaagggcctggacagatatcttaTAGACACTGAGAGAGCACAGAGGTCAGCCCCaagtactatacccagcaaaacttgtAATCACCATAGACAAGgcaaacaagatattccatgacaaaaacagttttaaacaGTATCTAATCACatatccagccctacagaagataatagaaggaaaactaaggagactaactacacccaggaaaacaggaaacaaataactccacatcaacaaaaccaaaagaaacacacatacacacacacacgcacacacacactaccaccagcAACATGAAAATAAtgaccactggtcattaatatatctcaacatcaatggccttaACTCCCCAAAcagaagacacaggctaacagagtgGTTATGATAACAGGATCTACCAATctactgcatacaagaaacatacctcagcataaagatagacattacctcagagtaaagagctggaaaaaggttttccaagcaaatagacccaagaagcaagatggagtagtcattccagtatctaataagatagactttcaaccaaaattaaacaaaagagatggggaaggacgcttcatactcattaaaggaaaaatcaatCAAGATGAAGTCTCAATTCTGAGCATCTattccccaaatgcaagggcacccacattcataaaggaaacattactaaagACAAAATATCACACATCaaatcccacacattaatagtgggagtcttcaacacctcactctcaccaatggacagatcatcaagacagaaactaaacagaaaaataatgaaaccaacagatgtcatgaatcaaatggacctaactgatatctacagaacattttaccccaaagcaaaagaatatatattcttctcagctcatggaaccttctccaatatttggtcacaaagaaagcctcaacagaatCAAGAAGATTAAAacaaccccttgtatcttatcagaccaccatgaattaAATCTGgtactcagcaacaacagaaaacctattaatgcatggaaactgaaaagaatccctactcaatgaccactggttcaggaaagaaataaagaaaatttaagttttctagaattcaataaaaatgaaggcacaacatacccaaacttatgggacatagtGAAAGCAAAGCTAagggaaaagttcatagcactaaactGGAGAGTACTCATAAACTGGAGAGTACTCatattagcaatttaaaaacacacctaaaatctctagaacaaaaagaagcaagcacacgaagaggagtagacagcaggaaataatcaaagtcaggatgaaatcaataacttagaaacaaagagaacaatacaaagaatcaataaaactaagagctggttctttgagaaaatcagcaagataaactcctagccaaactaactaaaaaggtAGAGAAACAGTATCTAAATTAGCAAAACCAGAAacgaaaagggagacataatcaCAGAccctgagaaaatccaaagaatcattaagtcttatttcaaaagcctatagtcctcaaaattggaaaacctaaaggaaatggacaactttctcaatagattttacttaccaaagctaaatcaagatcaggtaaagagTTTAAGGAAACTGTTACCCTAAGGAAATAGGAATAGTTATCAAAAATTtcccaacccccccccaaaaaaaaaaaagctcaggaccagatggtttcaacccaaattctaccagacccagacttccaaagaagagctaataccaatactcctcaaactattccacaaaatagaaacagaaggaacattgccaaattcattctatgaagccacagtcactctgataacttaaaccacacaaagactcaaccaagaaagaaaatttcagatcaatctctcttatgaacattgatgcaaaaatactcagtagaatacttgcaaacagaatgcaagagcacatcaaatacattatccaccatgatcaagtaaatgtgatcccagggatgcagggatggttctagatacaaaaaaaatccatcaatgtaatccaccatataaacaaactgaaagaaaaaaaaatcacatggtcatctcattagatgcagaaaatgcctttgacaaaattcaaaccccttcatgataaaagtcttggaaagattaGTGATACAAGGTGCATACCTAagcataataaaagcaatatactgCAAgtctatatccaacatcaaattaaatggaaagaaactcaaagcaattccactaaaatcagggacaggacaaggctgcccactctctctgtatccctTCAGTATAATGCTTGAAGtcatagctagagcaataagacaattaatggAGATCAaatgggatacaaatcagaaaggaagaagacaaaatatcaccattcacagatgacatgatagtatgtATATacgacctcaaaaattctaccaggggacttctacagctgataaaagcCTACAGCAAGTGGCTAaagacaaaattaactcaaaaaagtcagtagctctcctgtatacaaatgataaatggggTAAGAAGAGAAGAGATACAATACCCTTCAAAATAGCTGCCAAAAAgcccataaaatattttagtgtaactctaactaagtaAAAGATCTgtataacaagaacttcaagtctctgaagaaagaaattgaaaaaggtatggaaagatggaaagatcgcccatgttcatggatcagtaggattaacatagtaaaaattaccatcttaccaaaagcaatctacaaattcaatacaattccctTCCAGATGCCAGCACAaatcattacagaccttgaaataacaattctcaatttcatatggaaacacaaaacctcagaatagctaaaatagtactgtacaataaaagatcttcaggaggtatctccatccctgatctcaagctgtactatagagcaacagtaataaaaactgcatggtactggcatagaaacagactggtggatcaatggaatcaaattgaagacccagaaataaacccacacacctacagacatttgggtttttacaaaggagccaacaccatacaatggggggaaaaaacagcatttttaacaaatggtgctgatctaactggatgtccgcatgtaaaaaaaaatgcaaatagatcaatatttatcatcctgcacaaaactaaagtccaagtggatcaaagacttcatcataaaaccagacacactaaatctgttagaaaaagaaaaaaaaaaaaactggggaagagccttgaactcattggcacaggagaaaacttcctgacaaCACCAACaacccaggctctaagatcaacaactaatatgtgagacctcatgaaagtgaaaagcttctgcaaagcaaaaaatattatcagtagaacaaaacgacagcctatagactgggagaagatcttcaccaaccctacatccgatagagggctaatatccagaatatataaagaactcaagaaattaaacaccaaaaaaccccaaataatccaatttaaaagtaAGGTACGGAGTGAAACAGAGAATTgccaacagaggaatatcaaatggtagagaaacacagacatgctaaacatccttagtcatcaaggaaatgcaaatggaaatgatcctgagattccatcttatagtATGAAGACAAATGGAATGTGTGACTGCTTAGTTCTGTGCCGTTCTGCCCTCTTGTGCTTTCTATTCCATGTAACACTCACCTAGGACAACATTCACCTGCATCATGATTTCCTCATCTGTATTTTTGTTTGGGGTGGTTTTGCCTGCtcttctggggattgaactctgtgCCTTGCGCATGTTAGCCAAGAATTCTGCCACCGAGTTGTAGATCAATCCCTCTCGTAAGCTGAGTCGAAAGCACTGACTCACATATCACAAGGTAGTCATGATGACTATGTAAGGTGAGTTAAAGCACCAGGTAGGCATGAGGCGAATCCCTTCATAGATGAATTGAATTGACGCTCATGTCCATGTAGATATTGGCTAtacatagtgacacacttccatTTCTTTCATTGGTTTTCCTTCCCCCATAGTGTAAAGGAGGTTAATTCTCCCATAGAGTATCCTCTATCTCTCAACCTTGCAGACCAAATTCAAGGTTGATTAGCTGTTCATGGGCTGGTAAAACTGGTTGGAAATCTGGAAGAATCCCAAATATAAACATCTTTTGTTAAAACCTTTTCTTTTGCTAAAGGATCTTGTtatacagctcaggctggcctctgacttgtAATCTTGCTGTCTTTGTCTCCAGGTAAATTTAAATATTCTTCCCAGAGATATTTTGTTAATTCATAGAAGAAATTCAGCTTCAAAAGTGACAACAGTTCTCTCAGTtgtattttagtcagggccctGCTGGAGGTGCACATGGAACTAAACAAAGGCCACCCAAGGCGGAATCCAACTCCATGCAGCTCAAATCCTACAATGACCAAACACATACCCTAAGCAGGCATCACAATAGAAGAAATCAGAGTTTGTGGTGACGAGAAGATTATCTCATTTTAAACCAAAAAGGACCGACCTGGAAGTTAATGAATTAACAGTGAATTTGAAAAATGACATTCTCCCTCAAAACAAAATGGATAGAACAAAAACTGTCTAGTTTTGTCTTCAATATGTTTTTATTCAAAGTGCATAACAATGTCAGAAAATATAGGACAtgtaaaaagcaaataaaacatgaCGTGTGTAGAGAAAAGCCATCCAGAAAGACAGACCAACAAATGATTTATTTCTAAATCATATAGGTTTAGAAATAAATCATGACTTTAAACCTCATAAGTTGTTTAATGAATGTAAAGACTATGAGATTAACTGAACATTTGGAGATCTTCAAatatatttgaaagagaaatggaggccCTAAGAATAAAATAACTCTAGACTTGAGACATGCAATGACTGAAATGCTGGATTATGCTATGTAATAAGAGCCATCTTGGAAGTGGATAAGCTTTTATTAAAAAGGGACGAGGGCCCGTGTTTTAGGATGTATGGTGCACACAGAGATGCCACAACTACCCAACTTTTGTTTTAGCATTAACGAAGCTTAATAAGGATTGATCAAAACAACCAATGGGCCAGATTTGGCCTCTGTGTTAGAGTGCTGACCCTGGAACTGCAAAGTGGGCTAATGAAGAATTGAAGAACCAAAGCAAATGAAGACAAATGAAAGAATTACAACTTGCATCAGATACCCGTATTGGGCATTCTGGTAGTCTTAAATTGTTAAGTTGGAGGCAATAGGTCACATGTCGTGGGATAATTGTGATGGCTATGTGTCTGTAGAATATCCATCCAAAgagtctaagaaaaaaaaaaaagagttggaccTTGTAGTGCTACAGCCCTAGCacagaggaggctgaggaaggaacaccctgagctatatagtgagttctgtgccatcctgggctacctagtgagaccctgttaaaaaagacaaaacaagcaCCAAGTCAACAAAAGCCCATAAATTTGACAGCTATTTGTGtgcattgttttttaaattaacccAAGGACCCAACAATCTTAGGGGAATTCAAGTCCGTTGATTAGAAACAAGCCCACACCAGAGATGTAGCATTTACAAGTTGCTGAAAACAAAATGTGTAGATTAAAACAGCCAAAAGTAACCTTAACATATAGGCTCTCCCTTAATATACACACTTGAGTTCTTTTCAAGAGTAACTAGAGAAGCTaataaaaagacatttaaaagcTGAAAATGAATTTGTCAGCATATGATTTTATACGCAGTAAAAATGTTCAAGaatgaagaaaacataaatgtgaGCATGTGTTTCTAGTGGGGTACATTTGTGTCTCCCCGAGTCAAACCGTGGTTGACTGACGCAGGCCTTCATGTTCTGTAGGCTCTCATCTTCTATAAGCTCCCATCCTCAGACACCAACCTCAACCAAGAGCCCCACCACCACAGGGGCACTTTGCCAGGAGTTTCCTCAGGGCCCCAGTCACTTCTTTGTTCCTTAGACTGTAAATGAGAGGGTTGAGCATGGGGGTGATCATGGTGTAGAAGGCAGAGACCACCTTGTCCTGCTTGGAGGAGTGGTAGGCCTGTGGCCGCATGTACGTGATCATGGCAGCCCCGTAGAAGAGGGAGACCACAATCATGTGAGAGGAACAGGTAGCAAAAGCCTTCTGCCGGCCTTCTGCAGAGCGCATGCGCAGCACTGCCACCAGGATCCGGAGGTAGGAGGCAGAGATGACAGAAAAGGGCAGGAGCAACATGAGGACACAGCAGAAGTAGATCATGGTCTCGTAGAGGGAGGTGTCAGCACAGGCCAACTTGAGCACAGCAGGGACCTCACAGAAGAAGTGGTCAATCTCCTGGGAACCACAGTAGGGGAAGCGGAGTGTAAAAACAGCCTGGATCAGCCCATCCACCAGACCAAAAAGCCAAGACCCTGCTACCATGAGCCAGCAAACACGGCGGTTCATGATTACAGAGTACCTCAGTGGGTGGCtaatggccacatagcggtcataggccatgaaGGCCAGCAGGAAGCACTCATCTCCCAGGAGGGTAAGGAAGAAGAGGATCTGCAGTCCACAGCCTGTGAAGGAGATGGAGCCACGGCCCGTGAGAAAGTCTGCAGCCATCCGTGGCACAATGGTGGAGATGAGCATGAGGTCCATGAGTGACAGCCAgctgaggaagaagtacatggggctGTGCAGGCGAGAGTCCGTAAGGATGAGGAGGATCATGAGCCCGTTGCCAGAGAGGGCCACCAGGAACATGACCATAatgatggagaagaggaagagatgcAGTGGAGAGTGGGTGAAGAGGCCCAGGAGGACAAAGTGGGAGATGAGAGTCTGGTTGCCCACCCAGGCCATTGTTGGGGAGCGCTGGGATCTGAAAGCAGTTTTATAAAATCAGCATTATcacttacatacacatacacatatacatataatgatATACAGTTAATATAATATTGAAGATATTGTAACTTTGTCCAGtgcattgttgtttgtttgtttgtttttgtttttggagatagggtttatctgtgtaacagccctggctgtcttggaactccttctgttgaccaggctggccttgaactcatagagatctgcctcccaagcgaTGGTATTATAGGCGTGCCCCACCACTGACCAGTATGTTGTCATCTAAAAATACAACTTGGTTTAGAATAAATGTGTAGGCCtttaaagattaaaacaaaaaaagagagggTGTTAGTTGTTCTAACACTTTCCTCAAAATATAACTGAGtttcaaactttttttctttttttttaaactaatgtaGGAAATAGTTTCTGTCTCTGCCAGGAACTGTGATCTATTCTCCCACTCTCACAATTGGCTTTCTAGGTCAGGGGTAAGGACGCCATTCAGGGAAAAATTACTTATCTATAATGCACGAACTTCTAGGTTCAAACATGAAATCAGTACAGGACCCAGGTCATAACCACTTGGggatttgttctttaaaaaaaaaaagtacttagaCAGTGAAAATGATCAAGGGCATCTGACATAATCTCTCTAAATCGCAGTTTCTGTTATTTAGATAGAGAcaacaggaaggagagaaacggATTCCAAAGATGTGCTGTGGGACCATAAAAACACTTACTGGTTTAAAACTGATGGCTGGTACTATTTGTCATGTGTCCAGAGCCATGAGAAGGACTCTACTCCATCTTTATGTGAAATCTGTAAAGTAGCTGCTGTGGtgtacacacctgtgatctcacCCCACACAGGGAacgctaaggcaggaggatcctgaggGTAAGGTCAGGAGAccctatttaaaaacaaaaaaaaacaagtaaggaCACAAAATCCTTGAGGAGAAAAGGATGGTCGTTTACTCCATTTCATCAGTGGCAAACTGAGGCTGAAGAGAGTTCCTTATTATTTTCAGATATGAAGGCTTACAGTATGTCTTACAAACACACTTCAACtacatttaatgtgtgtgtgtgtgtgtgtgtgtgcgcgcacatggtGCGTGTGCACGTGGACACCTATATCTGCCAGcccctgtgtggaggtcagaggacaacttgcagaaatcAGTTCTCTCGTTCCAGCCCATGTGTCCCCGAGATTGAAATCAGGTCATCAATCTTCAGGCTTTTACCAACCGAACAGCCTCACTGGCCTTTAAAGTACTTCTTAAGAAGTTTAACAACTAGAGACTTGGAGGCAACAGAAGTTTCCAACGTGAAGAAGTAActaaggggcagggagatggctcagagggtaacgGTCCTAATAGCCAAGACTGACAACCTAAGTTTAATCCCCAAGACCAAATGTTAGGAGCGAAAGGTGCCTgcaattgtcctctgaccacaccatgtgtgtgctttgacatacatagacacacaaacacacatacacacacacaaaaattaaagtaataaaaatctaGAAGTAACTAAACAAACTATGACATATGGTAAAATAATATTTGGGCAATAGGGTAtttatgacattttattttatcttgttctttcaagacagggtttctctgtataacagctctgactgtcctggaactcactttgaataccaggctggcctcaaactcatagagctccacctgcctctgcctccgagtgctgggattaaaggcgtgtgccaccacacttggctattTGTGAcactttaatataaaaaattactAATAGTTTTAAGTATTTCTAAAGGCTTGAAGAAAATATGCCAAGGTATAAACAGTGTAATCTTTTCTATGTAGTGGCATTAAATATCAGTCCTCTAAATTTTTTTgaactttcttccttttctataaGAAACATGAAAAATTGGTTTAATTTTAAAGCTATCTTAAATCAGATTATTATGTGgctcaaaaatgagaaaaaaaataaattatttagagTTTAGCACCCAAAAATCATTAGTCTTTCCATAATTAGCACCAACTAATTAGcaaaattaacagaaaaatcAGAATAGTTATTTACAATCCAACAAGTACATAATAAAGATCCTTAATTTTGAaacttaactgaaaaaaaaatatttttacccaGGAATGGTGGTATAAGCCTTTTATCCCAATACCTGAGAGGCAGAAGAATGTGactctttgtgaattcaaggtggtctacatagtgagttccagaacagacagaGGTACTTAGGAAAatcttgtcttaaaaagaaattagatagatagatagatacatagatacatagatagatagatagatagatagatagatagatagatagatagatacatagatagatgatagatagatagacacatagagacagagaaatagagacagacacagatagTAGATAAGGCTCAGCATTGTAAGGGTACAATTCTCCCCAAATTAGTCTATAAAATCCTCTTGACCACTTGTAAAATCTCTCTAGGATGTTGGCATTTTGCAAACAGAGGTGTTTGAGCTGGAGTTCTCTCAGAAGTTCCCCCTAAGCAGTAAGAAGGTCAAGAGCAGATGAAATTCTGACTACTGAAGGCTGAGCATACAAAACATCCTGAAGGGGCAGGAGCAGTCGGGACTTAGAAGAAATAAAGGAGAAGAATAGGCAATGGGCAATGGCAATGGGCAACTGTGAATAGAGGCCAGAGGCACCTTCACCAGACAGATGAACAAAACTAAACTCACTAGTTCATGCTGGTAAGAGCAAGTGCTCAGACCCTCCCCTTCTGCCTTTGCGTCAGGGAAAGGAGAGCAGGTTTGCACCAGGCTCTCCCTAGAGCCTCATCTCAGCCACCGAGGATTGCTAAAGGTTACGTTTAATACATAGGTGATCTGAAGATCTCCCGTTCTGGGGGAGGATGGGTGCTTGTGCACACCCATCGTAGACATTTTAAAACTTCACTCTGAGGAGAGCGGCCACAGATACAACAAGAGTAAAGGGAGGGCAGCAGCAAATGCTATTTTAGATACTGAAAGTAGCTGGGTGGAAGGTGACTAACTCATGACTAAGAAAGAGAAAGCTGGTTTCTGTACTGGCTGTAATAATGCAGACTAGTAACCACACAGCAAAACCCCAAACACTCAGAACTGGTTGCAGGACGCAACCATGTCAACCAGGATGAGTGTGAGACCAGTGAAGGAATCACCTGGAAGTCTACTGAAGAAATACACTGCCATGCATGTCCTTCCCCACCACACAGGGACAGGGTCCTTCCTCAGCATAGCAAACAGGCTAAGACTGCTTCTCTGGGGAAACGGAGGTCAGACCAGGGGAGCTGAGGATATTGCAAGTACACAGGGTGATGTGAAGACGGTGTATCGTCTGGACCTTTCTTCCGGATCCACATTCATTTCTTCCAAGCAGTAAACTAGAGGACCTTCCCTGCAATCAGGAATTTGAGTAGCTCAGGAACCACTTAAAGTTACTATTGCTAGACAGGAAAACAACTACTAACCAGTTGTTATATAACTCAAAGCGAGGCTACAGTGAGCACACCCCACATATGCTTAGAACtaacttgggtttttttgtttgtttgtctgttttgttgtttttttgagatagggtttcactgtgtaaccctggctgtcctggaatccactctgtagaccaggctcgcctcgaactcacagagatcctcctgcctctgcctccagtgttctggaattacaggcatgggccatcaCTGACCCTGCCAGCTAACTTGTTCTTGACACTAATACTTAACACTTTAATATAAGCTAACATCCAAGGGCTAGGAGACATAAAAATTTTCTGTCCAGtagtaaagaaaacaatacaagacaacagagatgagaaaggagaCTTCTCAGGGAATCATCAAAACCATTTTCACCAGCCGTGAATGAGATAAGAAAGTGTTATAGACAAGAACAAGGTTATGATGTAGAAAAAGATTATGACATGGGAAAAAGAGGCTTCCAGAAGACAGGTGTTTAGAAAATAaggatataaaataaagataGCTCTCCTGGCAGGCAGTCTTACAGAAATATTTGAATGTATGGAAAATTATTTGCAAAGATGATGTAGACTTGATTAATCACAATCTAATTGTTCAATAAAGGAAACATTAGAcaaggaaatgatgtaaataagAAATAGGCTTTTAGTGATTTGCTAGAGAATTTTctctaaattgtttttaaatgcaACAAGGCATAGAAGGAAATGAACACATATACTCACAAATCAAATATCCAAGCTAGTATACAAGAAATCACAAATAATGACTCAGAGGGAAGAATCCTATCTATCTGCTGCCACCCACACAATTTTTTATCTTctgcatttttaaatttgtgaGATAACGGCCTAGTTAAAATGAGTAAAAAGTGTAATATTGAAGCAATGCCCAATAGTATTTGTCATGGAAATTTTTAGGACAAAAGCCAACAAAAAAGTAGAGTCCACTGCAGTCACTTATAAACATGTATTGATCAAATCGCTaaagtaattttgaaaaaaataattcagggAACTTGCCCTGTCAGTGAACAAAACATAGCATGAAGCTGTACTAATTAAAGTTACCTTTTCTGTAGGACCAGATCTTGCCAGAGCCTCTGTTGTACATAAGAGACTGGAGCAGAAGGACACCTGGGAATTTTGTTGAAGAGCTTTGCATCAGAAAAAGAGTGGAAATCAGTGCCACCGGAGAGCTTcctcacagagaaagaaaacttcaagtggaagagaaaaaagcacacacaccaacacatgcTTCTCCAAATAAGCTCCAGATTCTAATCATCCTTCCAAAAGTGAATGTGA is part of the Meriones unguiculatus strain TT.TT164.6M chromosome 11, Bangor_MerUng_6.1, whole genome shotgun sequence genome and encodes:
- the LOC110551036 gene encoding olfactory receptor 2V1-like; protein product: MAWVGNQTLISHFVLLGLFTHSPLHLFLFSIIMVMFLVALSGNGLMILLILTDSRLHSPMYFFLSWLSLMDLMLISTIVPRMAADFLTGRGSISFTGCGLQILFFLTLLGDECFLLAFMAYDRYVAISHPLRYSVIMNRRVCWLMVAGSWLFGLVDGLIQAVFTLRFPYCGSQEIDHFFCEVPAVLKLACADTSLYETMIYFCCVLMLLLPFSVISASYLRILVAVLRMRSAEGRQKAFATCSSHMIVVSLFYGAAMITYMRPQAYHSSKQDKVVSAFYTMITPMLNPLIYSLRNKEVTGALRKLLAKCPCGGGALG